The following coding sequences are from one Pseudalkalibacillus hwajinpoensis window:
- a CDS encoding sugar ABC transporter substrate-binding protein — translation MKRLGLILSILLLIVLAACTNEQDAVSTPEASTAESSETTSNTGEEASKTSSDIPKEVQKPIKIAAIMQASLGTFSSQYVKGVEDQVEKFGGSVQVYNADNDLSKMATHLDTAINQKVDAILIDHGRADALEAGVKKAVDKGIPVVVFDSDINVPGVTVIDQDDYSLAWNTLKTLAQDLNGEGNIVYVWVGGFAPMERRNAIYEAFQERYPEINEIAKFGTASANTALDTQTQMETILKQYPNKGDIDAVFAPWDEFAKGATRAIEQAGREEIKVYGIDMSDEDLQMMQKDNSPWLSSAATDPAEVGRVQVRFAYQKIAGEETPEIFSLDPHLVKQSDLPDETISMSELGNYVDDWGSSDAAISPWMEKLTQQDDSK, via the coding sequence ATGAAACGCTTAGGACTTATTTTATCCATTCTTCTTCTCATCGTTCTTGCAGCTTGTACTAATGAGCAAGATGCCGTAAGTACACCAGAAGCAAGCACAGCGGAATCTAGTGAGACAACTTCAAACACAGGTGAAGAAGCGTCTAAAACTTCTTCAGACATTCCAAAAGAAGTTCAAAAACCTATCAAAATAGCAGCGATTATGCAAGCATCCCTCGGTACATTTTCTTCCCAGTACGTAAAAGGGGTTGAAGATCAGGTTGAAAAATTTGGTGGAAGCGTTCAAGTTTATAATGCTGATAATGACCTTTCCAAAATGGCTACACACCTTGATACAGCCATCAACCAAAAAGTCGATGCGATCTTAATTGATCATGGCCGAGCAGATGCACTCGAAGCTGGAGTGAAAAAAGCCGTTGATAAAGGCATACCTGTCGTTGTGTTTGATAGCGATATTAACGTGCCAGGTGTAACAGTTATTGATCAAGATGATTATAGTCTTGCATGGAATACATTAAAAACGCTTGCTCAAGATTTAAATGGCGAAGGAAATATTGTCTATGTATGGGTGGGAGGATTCGCGCCCATGGAGCGACGAAATGCGATTTATGAGGCCTTCCAGGAACGCTATCCAGAAATCAATGAAATCGCTAAGTTCGGGACCGCGAGTGCTAATACAGCTCTTGATACCCAAACCCAAATGGAAACTATTCTAAAGCAATATCCAAACAAAGGAGATATTGATGCTGTATTTGCCCCATGGGATGAATTTGCGAAAGGCGCTACTCGTGCCATTGAGCAAGCTGGTCGAGAAGAAATCAAAGTTTATGGCATCGACATGAGTGACGAAGATCTCCAAATGATGCAAAAGGATAATAGCCCATGGCTTTCATCTGCTGCTACTGATCCGGCGGAAGTAGGACGTGTTCAAGTACGTTTTGCTTATCAAAAAATTGCTGGAGAAGAAACGCCTGAGATTTTCTCACTTGATCCTCATCTTGTAAAACAATCTGATTTACCAGACGAAACCATTTCAATGAGTGAATTAGGCAATTACGTCGATGACTGGGGTTCTTCTGACGCAGCTATTTCTCCGTGGATGGAGAAATTAACGCAACAGGATGATAGCAAATGA
- the mtnA gene encoding S-methyl-5-thioribose-1-phosphate isomerase, producing the protein MTVISSLQWKGDHLLLLDQRQLPHQEIYLKQTAIEDVWNSISALVVRGAPAIGIAAAYGLVLWSQHVQTNEATAFKTALVNQGKYLASSRPTAVNLSWAMDRIIRASFSLPTVKKMKEAILHEALTIHKEDELVCQRIGEHGLKLLNDGDTILTHCNAGGIATAKYGTALAPLHLAKENGLSVSAIATETRPVLQGSRLTAWELERAGIDVTLITDSMVAHVLKTKKIAAVIVGADRIAANGDTANKIGTLGLAHIAKAYNVPFYVAAPISTIDYSIPDGEAIPIEERDPKEITHYKGERVAAENIDVFNPAFDVTPNELLSGIITEHGIVRTPYAENLAHLALPHAKNTEVHS; encoded by the coding sequence ATGACTGTCATCTCATCACTCCAATGGAAAGGTGATCATCTCTTACTGCTCGATCAACGGCAGCTTCCACATCAAGAGATCTACCTTAAGCAAACGGCAATCGAGGATGTCTGGAATAGCATTTCTGCCCTTGTCGTCCGCGGAGCACCAGCCATTGGAATCGCCGCCGCGTATGGACTAGTTCTTTGGAGCCAGCATGTTCAAACAAACGAAGCAACAGCGTTCAAGACAGCGCTAGTAAACCAAGGGAAATATCTTGCATCCTCTCGTCCCACTGCAGTAAATCTATCTTGGGCGATGGATCGCATCATCCGAGCTAGCTTTTCCTTACCAACAGTGAAAAAAATGAAAGAAGCGATTCTGCACGAAGCACTTACCATCCATAAAGAGGATGAGCTTGTCTGTCAGCGTATTGGAGAACATGGTCTGAAGCTATTAAATGATGGGGATACCATCCTCACACATTGCAATGCAGGTGGGATCGCAACAGCAAAATACGGTACTGCTCTTGCGCCTCTCCACCTGGCAAAGGAAAACGGTCTCTCCGTCTCCGCAATTGCGACGGAAACCAGACCAGTTCTACAAGGTTCTCGATTAACCGCATGGGAGCTTGAGCGTGCTGGTATTGACGTTACGCTTATTACAGACAGTATGGTAGCTCACGTTTTAAAAACGAAGAAAATCGCTGCAGTTATAGTCGGTGCTGATCGGATTGCTGCAAATGGTGATACAGCTAACAAGATTGGTACGCTCGGCCTTGCCCATATCGCAAAAGCATACAACGTTCCTTTTTATGTTGCTGCACCCATCTCAACAATTGACTACTCGATCCCTGACGGAGAAGCGATACCGATTGAGGAGCGAGATCCGAAAGAAATTACGCACTATAAAGGTGAACGTGTTGCAGCTGAAAACATTGATGTATTTAATCCTGCTTTTGATGTGACGCCAAATGAATTACTCAGCGGAATCATTACGGAGCACGGTATCGTTCGAACACCGTACGCTGAAAACCTTGCTCACCTTGCTTTGCCACACGCTAAAAACACGGAGGTACATTCATGA
- the mtnK gene encoding S-methyl-5-thioribose kinase has product MGIQITSGYTPFTTETVVQFLEHHELLDRTAPVHVKEIGDGNLNYVFHVQHKKTGQSWIVKQALPYAKVVGESWPLTLDRSRIESEALKQAHSLVPEFSPIVYLHDSEKAATVMEDLSTHTILRKGLIEGRIYPELARNVGTYLAHTLFFTSDYGLGSANKKELAKRFSNPDLCGITESLVFSDPFYNAESNAFTEELRADVESLWEDDDFLTEVASLKHSFLTKGEALIHGDLHTGSLFVTESSTKIIDPEFAFYGPAGFDVGAFIANIALSILSQEAHRSEEEKEGYLAYLFGVTTEVWNVFESTFRSLWDDNLSEDNRYSRGYLDALLQSIFVDSIGFSGCKIIRRTIGLAHVEEIETITDPKVKLAVEKKALSLGKELILDRKNITSIEQYIKAIKEVI; this is encoded by the coding sequence ATGGGTATTCAGATCACTTCAGGGTACACACCGTTTACAACAGAAACCGTTGTGCAATTTTTAGAGCATCACGAGCTTTTGGATCGCACCGCTCCCGTTCACGTAAAGGAAATTGGCGATGGCAATTTAAATTATGTCTTTCATGTTCAACACAAGAAAACCGGACAATCCTGGATCGTCAAACAAGCCTTGCCTTATGCCAAAGTTGTTGGCGAATCCTGGCCGCTTACACTTGATCGGTCCAGAATTGAAAGCGAGGCGCTCAAGCAAGCTCACTCGCTCGTTCCTGAATTTTCTCCGATCGTTTATTTGCATGACTCTGAAAAAGCCGCAACGGTTATGGAAGATTTATCAACGCACACTATTTTACGCAAAGGACTTATTGAAGGACGTATATATCCTGAACTTGCAAGAAACGTCGGTACCTACCTCGCTCATACGCTCTTTTTCACTTCTGACTATGGTCTTGGTTCGGCAAATAAGAAAGAGCTTGCCAAACGGTTTAGTAATCCAGACTTATGTGGCATAACAGAAAGCCTCGTATTTTCAGATCCTTTCTACAATGCCGAAAGTAATGCCTTTACAGAAGAGCTTCGAGCAGATGTTGAATCGCTGTGGGAAGATGACGATTTCCTCACTGAAGTTGCCTCCCTCAAACACTCTTTTTTAACAAAAGGAGAAGCTTTGATACATGGGGACTTACATACAGGTAGCCTGTTTGTTACGGAAAGTTCAACCAAAATAATCGATCCAGAATTTGCTTTCTATGGCCCAGCTGGTTTTGATGTCGGTGCTTTTATCGCCAATATTGCGCTTAGTATCCTGTCGCAGGAGGCACATAGGTCAGAAGAAGAGAAAGAAGGATACCTCGCTTATTTATTTGGCGTCACTACTGAGGTTTGGAACGTATTTGAATCTACTTTCCGATCATTATGGGACGACAATCTCTCAGAAGATAATCGTTATTCGAGAGGATACCTAGACGCTCTTCTACAATCTATTTTTGTCGATAGCATTGGATTTTCTGGCTGTAAGATCATCCGAAGAACGATTGGACTTGCTCATGTAGAAGAGATCGAGACAATCACTGATCCAAAAGTAAAACTCGCTGTGGAAAAAAAAGCGCTTAGCCTTGGAAAAGAACTCATTTTAGACCGAAAAAACATCACTTCGATTGAACAATACATTAAAGCCATCAAGGAGGTCATTTAA